The region TCTTCCATTGTTTCTGCAAAGCGACGTACTTCCTCTTTTCTCAAATTGTATTCGCCTGAAGCTATAAGCATTGTATAACCTTTGATAGTAGATAATGGAGTTTTTAAATCATGGGATACCCCTGCCATCCACTCTTCTCTTGTCTTTTCTAATCGTTCTCTTTCTACTTGACTCTTTTTTAAATTAGATGTGAGGTTAGACAGTGCCATTATTAGTTCTTTATAAACTTTGTGTTTTCCTCTATTTTGCTTATGATTTTTTGAATGTAACTTTAAATAGTTAGAGGGTTCTTCATAATTTCCCTTTGATAAATTTTCAATCCACTCCATCACGAATAATAAGGGATCTCCTAGTTGTTTTCCGAAATATATAGCAATAATAATACCAATTACAATGATAGAAACAATCCACAAATTATTTGCCCAATAAAAAAATGGATTATTATTTGTTATTGGCTTTCCTGTTACCCATGTTACTTCTTGGCCATTAATAGTTTCAAACCAAGTTGATAACTGATAACTATTATTTGCTGGATAAATATAATCAGAAACTAATTCTCCAGGACTGTAATGTACTTGAATTTCTCTTGGTTTATTAAATGAAAAAAATTCGTTCCCATTTTCATCTAATACCTGTAGCCATATATCATTGTCTTGTAAGTCCTCTTTTACGGAATTATGAATGTCAATTTCTTGATTTTGAATTACCGTATTATTTGCTATAGCTTCAATTGATAATCTTGATGTCTCTGTTTGATCGTGCCTAAGAAAAAAACTAAAAAGAATAATACTTACTCCAATTAATAGACCCCAAATAACGATTAACCAGAAGAGTCGTGATACGAAATAAAACGCTACTCTATTTTTTAGTTTCATGATGATTCCTTTGTTGTTGTATCCAATTCAAAAATATATCCTAGTCCTCTAACAGTTTTAATCAATAGGGGGTTACTTGGGTTCTCTTCCAATTTCTCACGCAAACGATGAACATGAACCATTACTGTGTTATCGCCTCCATAATACTCACCCCATACATCACGATAAATTTGATGTTTGCTTAAAACTTGATTAGGGTGTTCACAAAAGTACAGTAATAATTTCAGTTCTAAAAGGGGACATTCTACTTGTCTTCCTTTAACTGTTAACTTTCCTTTATTTGAATCTATTTTAAAAAAGCCGTAATCATATACTGCTTTCGTTAATTGGTTTGATTCTAATTGGTTGGAACGTTTTAATTGAGCTTTTACTCGTGCAACAACTTCTAGAGGATTAAAAGGTTTCGTAATATAATCGTCTCCACCAATACTAAATCCTTGCAGTTTGTCTAAATCCGTTGATTTAGCCGTCAGAAATAAAACAGGAACAGATGTGTATGAACGAAGTTGGCTGCAAAGAGTGAATCCATCCGTATCAGGCAACATAACATCCAATAGAAGAATATCCGGATTATTTTTAGTTGTTTGAAACTTCGCTTCCTCTCCTGTGCTTGCTTTAAAAATATGTTGAAAACCTTCTTTTTCAAAGACTGTTGTTAACAAATCTAGAATGTAGGGATCATCATCAATAATCAGAATGGAATAGTCTTCTGTTTTAATTTGCAAAATTTTTGTCCTCCTTTTTCATTGTTCTATTATTTTACACGACAATTAATGGCTTTGTAAAAGACTACACGCTTGTTAAGGAGATGTTAAGAAAGAGTTATGTTAGCGTTTAGGAAATTTCGATTATGATATTAGTAAGAGAGGTGAGGAAAGAATGAATGATCAAATTATTGTCACTGATAATCTAACAAAAAAGTTTAAGAAAAATATTTCTGTGGACGGAATAAACATGAGTATTGAGCGTGGTCAAATCTATGGTTTTTTAGGCCCGAATGGTGCTGGAAAAACGACAACTATACGAATGCTATTAGGGTTAATTAAGCCAACAAAAGGTAATATTAAAATTTTTAATCAAAATCTTAATAAAAACCGCATTCAAATATTACAGCGAATTGGTTCTTTGGTAGAGTCACCAACTTATTATGGTAATTTAACGGGGCGTGAAAATCTAGAAGCAGTTCGTCGATTGCGTAATATACCTGAAAAACGAGTGCATGAAGTCCTGGAAATTGTCCGGTTAACCAAAGTAGCAAATCGATTAACAAAAGAGTATTCTCTTGGAATGAAACAGCGACTTGGTATTGCTTCCGCATTACTCAGTGAGCCAGATTTATTAATTTTAGATGAGCCAACTAATGGTTTGGACCCGTCTGGAATACAAGAAATACGTGAACTAATTAAACAATTACCTGAATCTGGAATGAGCGTTCTTGTATCTAGTCACCTATTAAGCGAAATAGATCAAATGGCAACTGAGGTAGGGATTATCAATAACGGTAAAATGATTTTTCAAGATTCCATTGATCGCTTAAGGCATAAACGTAAGCCAATATTAAAAGTTGGTGTCAGCGATGGTAGAGAATCACATTCTATATTAAAAGGAAAAGGAATAAGTTCGCAATGGAAAAATGATTATTTATGGTTGGAAGAAACAAAACCTGAATTTGTATCTGAAATCAATGCAACTCTTGTCCAATCAGGGATATCGGTTTATCGTCTGGAAGAAGTTACAAAGTCACTGGAAGATATCTTTTTAGAATTAACAGGTACTGAGGGTAGCCTATGAAACATTTACTAAAGGCCGATAAAATTAAATTGAAACGTTCCTCATTGCCAATTATTGTTTTATTGGTTCCATTTCTTATCTTAGCTTATGAACTAGTAAATCTCACTTATCGAGGAGATTTTGTAGCAAAGCAGGCTGAAATGTTCCAAGCTGATTCAATGTGGACCTATTTATTGTATGATAACAGTTTATTATTCGGACTGGGCTTTCCTTTAGCTGTAACACTTGCAGCATCTGTTATAGCAAATGTTGAACATCAAGCAAATGGATGGAAACAGACGTTGTCGCTACCAATATCAAGAGTAAGAGTTTATTTAAGTAAGTTTAGTTGGCTTTTTATTAGCCTTTTCTTTTCAACCACTATTTTTATGCTCGGTATGTTTTTGCTAGGAAATATGTTGGGGTTTGAAGGGAACACTCCTTGGAAGCTTTTGATTGGAGATAGTTATAGTATGTTGGTAGTTATTTTACCAATCATGTCAGTACAGTTTTGGTTATCCATGACAATAAAAAATCAGGCTTTTTCAATACTGATTGGGGCAATTTCATCTATGATGGGTCTTTTTCTAGCAGCTGCACAAACGACTAGATGGTTCCCCTTAGCTTACCCTAGTCAAGCATCGACAGTTATTTTGCAATATGAAGGTTTAGGCTATAACCAGGATCTTTCAGCCTATCTTGTTATCAGTTTCTGTTTAGGTATTATCTTATTGGTTCTCGGATCATTTCAATTTGCAAAACGAGAAGTCAAATAAGAACTGGAGGGGTTATGTTGAAGGATATTTTATATGTTGAGCGATTAAAATTAAAAAGATCTAAAATGTGGCTAATTTATATTATTGGTCCATTATTAGGAGTATTTCTAGCTTATATCAACTTTTTTAAGAATTATGATTTATTTATGAATCCAGGGGATAATGCTTGGATTGAGGCATGGACACAAGTTGCATTATTTATGGGGCCGTTTGTATTACCTATATTGGTTGGGGTATATGCCGCTCTTATTTGCAGAAGTGAACATGTTGGAGGTGGGTGGAAACAACTATTAGCATTACCAATTAGTCATTCAAATATATTTTTTGGGAAATTTTTAACTATTATCAGAATGATTGTCATTACCATGCTTATCCTAATGATATTATTTATTAGTTTTGGATATTTAATCGGGATGGATGGAAATTTACCGGTTTTTACATTATTGGGATATATGATTAGAGGTATATTGGCATGTCTGCCCTTGGTGGTTTTACAATTGATTGTATCAATCCGTTCTAAAACCTTTGGTATTCCACTTGCAGTTACGATTGTTTTTACATTACCAGCGATTTTTTTACATTACCAGCGATTATTGTAGCAAGCACACCATTAGGTCAATTTTACCCATGGACGCAGCCAATGTTAGCAATGTCTCCGGAAGACGAGTCACCCATTCAATCATACCTTTTATTCTATAGTTTATTGATAGTGACCTTTTCAATCTTACTTGGTTATGGGTTAAGGAATTTTGCTAAAAGAGATACAATTTAATATTTTATCATAAGAGAAACAGTTATGAAACTTACGTGAAGGGGTATTAATAATCCTTAAGGATAAGATTTTAAGAATAATTCATATATGAGGTTATTTTGAATTGGTTACTTTTATTTTATTTTGTTCAAAATATTTAAAAGAAAATTTTAAAAATTAAATTATCAATAAGAATGAAAAAAAACAGCGGTTTGATTTAATATGCCGCTGTTTTTTATTTGTTGAATTTCCGTATTTCTATCTAATTTTTTTATATTTCCTAAATTTAGATCAAACAATTCTTAGAGTTTTTGGTCTTTTTTTTCTATTTTGTCTGCAAAATGCACTTTCCAATCGTGTTAGTTGTGCGGAATGGCAATGAACCTTGTCTGACAGAAGGGAGGTGATAAAAATGGTAACAAACGAACCTGTGCCACAAAGCGTAATCCGACGTCAATTTGATTCATTTTGTAAAACGGTTTTGAGAAATGCTGCAAGAGATATTTATCGTGAAATCAACAGGCAGAATAAAACCTTGATTATCTTATCTGCTTTAAGTCAAGATAAACTCAATCAACTTAGCATGTATGAAACCTATGAAACTGATGTCCATTATTTTTTCTTAAATGGATATGCCGTCAAAGTAAAAGATTTTTTGATTGCGAATGCTATTCAATCTTTACCAGAACGTAATCAACTTATTGTATTGTGCTTCTTTTTCTTAGAAATGAGTGATACTGAAATTGCCAACGAATTAGGAATAGCCAGGGCGACCGTTTATTACCACAAGAAGAAGGCGTTAGAAAAGATTAAAAACTATTTAAAGGAGCATGAAGATGAGTGAATCTACCTTACTTCCTTATTCAGTTATCTCAATGGCAGTACTGGGTGATACAGAAGCAATGGGACAAGTTTTAAAACATTATGAAGGTTACATTGTTACGTTAGTTCAACACGAAATAGTAGAAGAAAATGGAGAGACTGCTCATATAGTAGACGATGAATGGAAACAAAGGTTAGAACTTAAGCTGATTACTGCCGTAACCAAATTTAAGTTACATTAATCTCACAATCATGCAAAACGTTTTTGAATCTGGTTGATCTTTTACAAAGAAAGTACGGAAAGATAATACCGTGCATTATAAACCAAAATCAGATACGTTCTTCTGATGACGAGCTACTTGATTCTTGCGCCATGACTTTCTAAAGAAACGAGCGTTAACCAATGAATCTAAGGTAATTGTGGTAAATTACTGGCGATGACGCATCAGTTAGGATAATGATACTCCCTTACCATCATGGTTCGAGCGTTCAAAGCGTCGCAAGCTATGAGTAGGGCTGGAAGAAATACTTGCAGGGGTGAAATTCCCGTGGAGCTGTACCAACAGCCGTCTGATTTTTAAGTAAATTAGAAAACAGTCATTTCTAGTATGTATTCTTCTGTTAATGAAAAGGGAGGTATATATTAATGAAGGAACTGATTACAAAAGATGATTTAATTCAGCTTGGATATCCCAAATATACTTCGATACGAATTATTAGACAAGCCAAGCAAATCATGGTAAAACAAGGGTATCCATTTTATAATAATAAACGATTAGGCTGTGTACCCAAAATGACCGTTGAATCGATTCTAGGATGTGAACTAGAATCGGAGGAAAACAGTCATGGCTAAAACAAAATATACAGGTGTATATGTAGATTCATCAGGGCAATTTTATTATGAGACTGAACTCGGTACAGACCGTATTACTGGTAAACGTCTTCGAAAGAAAGGGCGAAAAAATCAGCAAGGTCAGAAATTTACTTCTGCTAAAGCGGCATATAAAGAATTAGTACGGGTAAAAAATGAGTACCTGAAATACAATGGATATAGTAACTACCATATGACGTATGGTCAATTTATGGATACTGTTTATATCCCCGCTTATGAAACGGAAGTGGAAGAAAGTACTTTTATCGCACGAAAAGGAATATTAGAAAACATCAAAGATCGTTTTGGGAACATCGAACTGAGATCCATTAGTATTGAAGATGTCCAACGATACCGTACATGGTTATTATCCAATGACGGTGCGGGTTTTTCTCAAGCATATGCCAGTTTAATATTTGGTATATTTCGTAGAAGTTTAGATATGGCGGTTGAGATGCAATATTTAGAGGTTAATATTTCTAAAAAGGTGAAAGCCATCCCAAAAGGGAAGTCGAACATCCCATACTGGACGAAAACAGAGTTTGAGAAAGTCATTTCTAAGATTTATGTAGATAATTTTTATGAACATTTGTGTTTTGTGATGTTATGGACATATTTCATGACTGGGATACGTGTAAATGAAGGAACAGCTTTATGGTGGGAAGACGTAGATTTTAAAAATAAACGATTAAGAATCCATCATTCCTTGTATATTAAGAATAAAACCACTTGGACACGTAAAAATTATACAAAAACAGCCGATGGTAAACGCATTATCTCTTTAGATGATGATACCATCCAAATTTTAAAAGAGTGGAAAGCACGACAAGCAAAGATTGGTATTCATGATTTCGTTTTTAGTTACGATGGAATGCCAATGCTTAAATCAACCATTTCAAGAATTATTGGCCGGTTTGCCAAACTGGCGAATGTCCATCGAGTTCAAGCAAAAGGTTTAAGACATTCGCATGCGTCGTATTTAATTAATGAATTTAATGTCTCTGTTTTAATATTATCAAAACGCTTGGGTCATTCGAGTCCAGAGATTACATTAAAGCATTATTCGCACATGTGGTCAGGCGTGGATGAACTCATTGCCGAAGAAATGGCAGGGAATATTACCATTCAAACAGCACAAAAATCAGGTGTATCATTTATCGGCAATCAAGCCATAAGTAATAAGAAAGTAATTAGTGGATAATCACTAAAATACCAAAGTTCCGCCAGAATCCCCGCCAAAAAGATTTTTAAGTACGATAAACGTTGATATAACAACGTTCTGAAGAGGCCTGCAATCTTGGAGTGGGAATAAGAGGCTAACTTGATTTGGTGAGAGAACGCTGATTTAACAGCATTTATCTTGAGCCAAAATGGACAAAATAAGGTAAAAAAGATATAGTTCCCTACCAAAAACCCTACCAAGAAAAAAATTTTGGTAGGGAATTTTGCTTTTTCATTGAATTTTGGTAGGGGAATTAAATGAATTTTCTGTATAAGTATAAATGACACAAGAGATATTTCATTATTCGTATTATCGTGTGGAATTAAAATTAATTTAAATACATGTTAGAATGGGATTTAAAAGTTTAATTCAAAATACTTTTTATTACACGAACGGGCCAAATTGTGAAACAGACTGGGGGAAAGGAAGATGAAAAAAGGTATATGGATTGCGATAGGTGTAATTTTACTCATTGTCATAGCAACTCCATTTGTATTTATCTACTTGTTAAACAACGGAAATCCCTATACAAAATATCTAGCTAATAAAAATGTACCAGTTTATTTGGAAGAACAGGGATACACAGAAAATGACATAGAGGAATCGCATTATGTGGAGCCTAAACACGGTATAAACAGTGATTTTTATCACGGGCATTATATGGTCATATTTAAGGATGAGCCTGAAGTGACATATTATTATGGAATCACTAAAAAAGGGAAACAGGTAAAACAGTTCTGTGAAAAAGATATATTATCTTCTGATGGAATTACTGATACAATCGAAGAAAACACCAAACATAGCGAAAAAGACTGTTCTAAATCATTGTAATTATATTCCGGTTGCGATTGTTGAACAAAAAAAGGATACACATACTAGTTATGTCTATCCTTTTTATCCGCAATAATCAGGCAAAAAGTTTTAGGTGTTTTTATCAATGAAATTGAAATGGATGATGTGGTCAGTTCAGTTGATTCATTTATTGAATTAGTTTTGGAAAAAAACAATGAGGAATGGAGAATTGTAGACTTTAATTTTTTTCAGTATTGATAATATGTTATCATAGATTAAATGAAAATTATTCTAATTGAAGGTGATTTTCTTGCATAAACACGTGTTAAAAATAATGGTATTGATGATTTTTTCTATCAGCCTAGTAGCATGTGGAAATTCAGAAGCTAAAACAAATAATAATTTAACCTATGAAGATTTAGTAGATTTGACTATTGAAAAGTTTGAATCAGAGTTGCCTAAGTCAGGTGAGTTGGAATATGAACCTTATGATATAGATTATGGAAATGATTTAAGAAGTAATTCAGATATTACAATGTGGGAAAATGGAAAATATATAAAAATTGTTGTTTATGATAAAGAAGAAGATAAAAATGAAACAAACCATTATAGATTAAAAGATGATGAATTAGTGAATATAAACGGTCATCCAGACATTGACTTTGATTCTATAGAGGAACAAGAGCCCGATTATATAGAAGAAAAAGGAAAAATAATTAAGCAGTAATTAATTAGATAAAATTAATAGGAGGTAATAATATGAGTAAAGAAGTGACTAATGAGCAGATTTTACAAGCTATTAGTGAATTATCAAAAGAAGTAAAAGATGTAAAACAAGAGGTGAAGGAAAATTCTGATAAAATCGACAAGTTAGATGCTAAAGTAACTGTATTATCACAGGGATTACTAGATACTCAAGCAGAAGTAAAAATTCTTAAAAATGCAAAATGATAATTGCAATGAAAAGCAATGTCCTGAATTAAAGGGCATTCCAATTAGCGTGTTGAATTATGGTTGATTGGCGTATATTAAACTAACTTAAAATTCACAGACCCGTTTCCTTCAATAAACGACCAGATCGATAACTTTGAGGAATACGCAAAGGAGGATGTCAGTAAATGAAAAAAATCGGCTTGTTATTTGTGATTACTTTTATTTTCATTGTTGCAGGTTGCTCCCAAAACATTGAAGATGAAATTATCGGTACTTGGGAAAGCACAGATAAAGACGATGAGTGTTTAGAAGCGGAAAATGATAAATTAACATTTGAAGAAGACGGAACTGTGATAGGTGTAGAAGATTACAACAAATATAAAATCGCAGAATCTGAAAATGAGGATTTTGATTATGCCGTTTTAAGTGGCGATTTTAGTAACTCAAAACGATATAAAATTAAATTTGATCAAGATGATAATCTATGGTTGGTAGATGAAGATGATGAAGAAGGTTTTGATTCCTCAGTCACTTGTAAAATGGAAAAAGTGAATGATAAATGATGAAAATGAGAAAGATGAATAATGACCAAAAATAGAGTCGCTAAAATAGCATAATTAAAGGGAGTGAATCTATGAGTGTAGTTACTAACTATGCTGATTCTGTGAAGGTAGTTTTTGTTTATCAGAAGAATGAACAAGTGGAGGAAGTTACTCTTAATTCAGCAGAATTAATAGCTTTATTGAACTCTAAACAGGTATGGGTTGAGAATTTTAGAAATAATCTGAAAATAGAAAATACTGTATGGTCTTATAGTGATAGTGTTTCAATACAAATTTATTTAAAATAGTTCTTCTCCGTATTGCTTTCTGACTACTCTAAATTAAATATTTGATTTGTTAAAAGAGCAGATAAATTATCTGTTCTTTTTTATTGAAAAAAATAAGGAGGAATTGTTTTGCTAACGAATAAAACCATTTCAAAAAAAGAATTGCAAGATATTGGTTTCTTGCCATATCAAGCTGTAGAGTGCGCCCGGCATGGGCTATAACTTGGTGGTGAAAGTCCACTACAGGCTTGGCAGTAGGAACTGTTAGCGAAAGGCAAGGGTGTCCATTGTGAAGTGGAATCTGAAGGAAGCCGGACGCAAAATCCCGAACTGACGAACAGAAACTGTATACAAGGCTGAATGGGAATGGACGAGTTTGCTCTACAAAACAAAGTCCGATACTGCACGAGTTCCCTACAGTAAATACAGCAGTTACATGGGAGGAAGGTTATAGCCCTTACCCGGGGAGGTCTCACGGACGGGAGCAATCCTGGTTGAAATAAGATTTGTCGTGAGAAGTCAGCAGAAGCCATAATAGTTTCCACAGGAAATGAAGGGCTGAACAATCTTAAATCTTGGAAAACAGGGAGGTGTAGGCATCGCCGCCTAAGCGCAGAAAACATCGCGGTATAGACCAAACAGATGACTGCCTATGGAAAGATAGGTTGGAAACCGAAAGATACATAGGAGTGCGTAGGGATGCCAACATGGATATGAAAGAACAAGATGGTATCAATTTGATCGATGAAGTTATTGCATATGAAAACCTTTGGAAAGCCTATTGGAAAGTGAGAAGCAACAAAGGGGCACCAGGAATTGACGGTATCACGGTATACCAACTCAAAAGCCATATGATGAAGTACTTCTTTCCACTGCCTGTTCCACCAGCAATCAACATATATGGTAACTTATCATATTCCCAATAGAATGATTTCATCAGCTTTAAGCTGCCATTTTGCGCAGTAACTTCCTCAATCGAAATACGGTTCGCAATCATATCATAGAAAAGGACATATTCCACATAGGAATCGTGTAACGCTTTTGATACCAATTCACAGTACAAACCACTTTCCAGTTTGTTTTCGAAATTTAGTAATTGGTCTTGATATTTCCCCAATGTAATTTCTGTTTGAATATAAAGCAATCCTTTTTCAAGCCGATAGTACATTTTAGAAAAGTGACTAATTTTCTCTTTTGTTTTTCCGTTTGGTATGTCTTCAAAAAAGCTACTTGATTGTACTTGTTTTGTTTCATACCATCCGTTTTCCAAGATCATTTTAGCAAGTTTTTGACTTTAAGTCATAGGTGCATTCCTTAACTTCCGATGATACCGTTCCATCTTCATTTTGAAGAAAAACTTCTCTTCGTAATGCAGAAAACTTTAATAAACCAAATGTTTTTTCTTTATCAATGATAATACCTTGTGCTAATCTCATGTTTTTTTCCTCCATGCTTTGCCCATGTCATCTGCATGTAAAATATAATTTGTGAAACCACGTTCTCCAATCTTATAACCCTCTACGGTGATTCTTGCATTGACTAATTTTACTTTTTCCTCATGTTCAAAGAATTTTTTCCTGCTTCTTATGGAAGAATGACTTCAATATCATCTGCACGTTGAATATCGGAATACAGATTATAGCTTCGAGAAAGGGTGGTCATACGTCCATTAATTCTTCGGCGCTGTTCGACCTTGCCTTCTCCTGCGTATTCTAAATTTCCAAAAGTTTTTTCCATGTCGGTGTTACGTGTTTTAATTTCATCGGTATTTTCCTTTCTATGATGTTTATTTGTTTAAAGAGCTAATAAAAGTCATTAAAAGTAGGAGAGCGAGGTGAATATTCTTTCATGAAGTCACAACCTTTTTAAAATACTTAATACAACACAAGTGAAACCTTCATAAATAATTCGAAGTTTCAGTTTGACTACCAAGTTTGAATTTGATACTATTGAAGCAATGGAATATGTAAACAATTCAGATGATTAAATTTAGAAAGGATTGAACAAAATGACTGAATCTAGTGAAAAGAAAATTGATAATACTCTTCCTTATGGGACAACGGCTGATAACATAGTTAAATTACTTGATGCCATAAAGAATAAGCAGGGCGATGAAAAAGGAATTAAGGCTACATATACTGGCTCTAAATTAGAAAACACACAAAACACTTTGGAATTACTAGGTATTATTTCTGGTTTAAACCTTACTTCTAGAGGAAAAGCAATTGCTTTTGAGTCTGACGAATTAGTGAGGAATAGTCTTTTTCTAAAAGCGATTATGGAATATCCTCCCTATGAGTATTTCCTATTATATGTTATTCAGGATGGTGCTCCTGAGGAAACGGAAATAGATTTCCTTAAAAACTATTGGGGAAAAAATGATTATGGCACTTCTCCCAACAATCGTAATGAAGCCGCATCAGTATGTTTTTCTATTTTTCAGCTAGCTGGATTGGGGGAATATATCATCGGTCGTAAGGGAAAAAGTACGCGTTTTATTTGGCGGGATAACTACGTCAGTAAAATCAATGCTGCAAAGGAATCCAATGATGAAGTTGTCTCCGAAAATTTCACTGTAGAGAACAATCAAATAAATGATCTTCAGGAAAAACAACAGATGGAAAATAGCTTACAACCTCAGATTATTCAGACGAACAATGGATATAAAATGACTCCTTCCAATCTAACATTTCCAACAACTATAGAAATTAAGGTAGATTTTACCGACTGGGATTTAAAGAAAATCGCGGCTTTTATCAAGCTTTTAAAGGATGTAGAATTGGATGAAGACATTTAGAGACTATAGTTTTCCAAGTCAAATAGTATCTGTTACATTTTTAATGGATATTGTTTGTCGTTGTATTGATGGGGCAACTCTGGATAATCTGGTCAGTTATACGGGAAAAAGTAAAAGCTATGTTAAAAACGCCTTAATTGCAGCCTTAACTTTAGAACTTGTTGTAGAAGAAGATAATAAATATTTAGCAGTTTCAGAATGTGCTAATATTCTTTCGAATACACCTACAGAAGAATTAAAGATAGAAGTCTTTAAAAGTTGGCTGCAAAAGTTAGAACCGTTTGTTGTTTTTATGCAGTATATTTCATCTGGTGATAGTATTTCCTTAGCCATAAGAAAAATGACTTCTTTTTACAGTTTTAATCGATCTGTAAGCACTGTTGGAAAAATTCTCTCATCTTGGGGCAAGGGTGTTGGTTTGATAGATAAAAATGGTCACCCTTGCGTGCATACTTTTGAACCTGTCAATTTTGTAGATATAGATAGCATAAGGGCAGAGGTTGAGAGAGATGCCGCAATAAGGCTATATTTGACAGAACAATTATCTGTAGAAATATATTCATGGCTTTCTCATGATGAAATTGAAGAATTGGTTTCAAGCCTTAAAAAACACCAATCTGACGCACGAACATCTATTGGATGTGCTGGGAGAGCTTTAGAAGATATTC is a window of Lentibacillus daqui DNA encoding:
- a CDS encoding lipoprotein, producing MKKIGLLFVITFIFIVAGCSQNIEDEIIGTWESTDKDDECLEAENDKLTFEEDGTVIGVEDYNKYKIAESENEDFDYAVLSGDFSNSKRYKIKFDQDDNLWLVDEDDEEGFDSSVTCKMEKVNDK
- a CDS encoding DUF961 family protein; protein product: MRSRKKFFEHEEKVKLVNARITVEGYKIGERGFTNYILHADDMGKAWRKKT
- a CDS encoding DUF961 family protein, with the protein product MEKTFGNLEYAGEGKVEQRRRINGRMTTLSRSYNLYSDIQRADDIEVILP